The Pseudomonadota bacterium genome has a window encoding:
- a CDS encoding efflux RND transporter periplasmic adaptor subunit has product MLQAHNTRRDHRKSGTRVPYWLQRLLTFGLIIGIIGGAILGAGFMKAMRPEVEQKPREDAAPLVNVLSLEPTSTAFSVISQGVAQPVTQTRLSAEVAGTVVEVADSFVAGASFQAGEVLLRIDPTNYEVAVAQAKAAVSQRQVEYDGAKRVREKGYGAEAELLSAKAALESAKADLVRAQRDLERTYVRVPYDGVVRERTAQLGDYVAPGSALGTTFATDRFEVRLPLPDRELAFVELPRVAGDTPPPDATLSGRYRGKPATWQARVVRTEGVVDERTRMVFAVAEVVDPYQRDADTTGSMPLPAGTFVEAAVDGIVVNGVVKIPRTLIRGNNQVIFVDVDNKLRLRNLDILRTDAEYAYVLADQLSEDRVLLTTLEAPLNGMLVRPNDEAVEATADDEPTAQLILGER; this is encoded by the coding sequence GTGCTTCAGGCGCACAATACCCGCCGTGATCACCGCAAATCGGGTACTCGCGTGCCGTACTGGCTGCAACGACTCCTCACCTTCGGACTCATCATCGGCATCATCGGCGGCGCAATCTTGGGCGCCGGCTTCATGAAGGCCATGCGCCCGGAGGTCGAGCAAAAGCCCCGCGAGGACGCGGCGCCGCTCGTCAACGTCCTGAGCCTCGAGCCCACCTCCACCGCCTTCAGCGTGATCAGCCAGGGCGTCGCCCAGCCGGTCACGCAGACCCGCCTGAGCGCGGAAGTGGCCGGCACGGTGGTGGAGGTGGCGGACAGTTTCGTCGCGGGGGCTTCCTTCCAAGCCGGCGAGGTGCTCCTGCGCATCGATCCGACCAACTACGAGGTGGCGGTGGCGCAGGCCAAGGCGGCCGTGAGTCAGCGCCAGGTGGAATACGACGGCGCCAAGCGGGTGCGCGAGAAGGGCTACGGTGCGGAGGCGGAGTTGCTGTCGGCGAAGGCGGCCCTGGAGTCTGCCAAGGCCGATCTGGTCCGCGCCCAGCGCGATCTCGAGCGCACCTACGTGCGCGTGCCCTACGACGGCGTGGTCCGCGAGCGCACGGCCCAGCTCGGCGATTACGTCGCTCCGGGCTCGGCCCTCGGCACCACCTTCGCCACCGACCGCTTCGAAGTGCGCCTGCCCCTGCCGGATCGGGAGCTCGCCTTCGTCGAGCTGCCGCGCGTCGCCGGTGACACGCCGCCGCCTGACGCCACCCTTAGCGGGCGCTACCGCGGCAAGCCTGCCACCTGGCAGGCGAGGGTGGTGCGCACGGAAGGCGTGGTCGATGAGCGCACGCGCATGGTGTTCGCCGTGGCCGAGGTGGTCGATCCCTACCAGCGCGATGCGGACACGACCGGCAGCATGCCGCTGCCGGCGGGCACCTTCGTGGAGGCCGCCGTGGACGGCATCGTGGTGAACGGTGTGGTGAAGATCCCGCGCACGCTCATCCGCGGCAACAATCAGGTGATCTTCGTCGACGTAGACAACAAGCTGCGTTTGCGCAACCTCGATATCCTGCGCACGGATGCCGAGTACGCTTACGTGCTGGCGGATCAGTTGAGCGAGGATCGCGTGCTGCTGACGACGCTGGAAGCCCCCCTCAACGGCATGCTGGTGCGGCCGAACGACGAGGCCGTCGAGGCCACGGCGGACGATGAGCCCACGGCGCAGCTGATCCTCGGAGAGCGATGA
- a CDS encoding efflux RND transporter permease subunit, translated as MASDDPQRGLINWFARNPVAANLLMAVIMVAGIMVAQSIRKQTTPDFELDIVTVTVAYPGAAPQEVEQGILTRIEDAIANLPGIAEIRSTASEGSGTVSIELTPGASLDLVQSQVKTRVDAIPTLPELAEKPVIERVEVPVPVIFISIYGDMDEYARKDVAADVRNGLLQLPGINDVELLGDRPYEISIEVAQATLERYQLTMDEIALAVRANARDIPGGTIETDRGDILLRTQGQVYTGSEFAQIAVRTFEDGSRLLLSDIATIDDGFVEGDGFGLFNREPVATMRVLAGGQQNELRTAQVVKGYVAEFTKTLPESVRVTTWVDRANYLQQRLDMMLKNMWQGAALVFIVLSLFLRLKFAMWVIIGIPVTFLGALAFMPYNPWPVTINVISLFAFILVLGIVVDDAIIIGESIYTKTRADGHTVNNVVAGANRVAVAATFGVLTTIAAFAPMLFVGGVAGSFLEAVSVVVTLCLLFSLVESKLILPAHLAHSKIEPIDEEAIFSPYLQSKNPLKWLAKAFARAQRHTQHCLRWVIDKLYDPLLRRAIKARGVTFAIFVAMIILAGGLFAGGFLRFVIFPELPGDYLFASVSMQTGTPSEERNKALVHLQESIYVVRDRYLDENPQGTDPLRHVATFTETPTRGTVIVEMQPVETQTVEGDELAARWREQSGDIPGVRTLQFTNGNTIGGGAPLSFKLIGDDIDAIEAAAAELMESLRSYAGVFDIRNSASAAGNEIELAVKPGAEALGITLNTLGTQVRQAFFGEEVQRIQRGKDEVKVMLRYPEEDRRSVDDLETMLVATPSGDRVPFSEVAEVRYGNAYASITRQDGERTVTVSADIDTVVAEPGEVIEDINTNVIPEILARHPSVEYALEGASLETQQFLSNLTYASIAAMFLIYALIAIPLKSYTQPMIIMSVIPFGFIGAIIGHLLLGMEISMFSLFGLIALAGVVVNDSLIMIDFVNKARADGIALQEAVLESGKARFRAIILTSLTTAIGLVPIMLETSAQAQFVIPMAVSMSFGILFATVITLILVPTLYLLQEDFLSGTGKAWRWLIGRAPGHQSA; from the coding sequence ATGGCGAGTGACGATCCCCAGCGCGGGCTGATCAACTGGTTTGCGCGCAACCCCGTGGCGGCCAACCTGCTGATGGCGGTGATCATGGTCGCCGGCATCATGGTCGCCCAATCGATCCGTAAGCAGACCACTCCTGACTTCGAGCTCGACATCGTCACGGTCACCGTCGCCTACCCCGGCGCCGCGCCGCAGGAGGTGGAGCAGGGTATCCTCACCCGCATCGAGGACGCCATCGCCAACCTGCCCGGCATCGCCGAGATCCGCAGCACGGCGAGCGAGGGCTCGGGCACGGTCTCCATCGAACTCACGCCGGGCGCCAGCCTGGACCTCGTGCAGAGCCAGGTGAAGACCCGCGTCGACGCCATCCCTACCTTGCCCGAGCTGGCGGAGAAGCCGGTGATCGAGCGGGTGGAAGTGCCCGTGCCGGTGATCTTCATCTCTATCTACGGCGACATGGATGAGTACGCGCGCAAGGACGTGGCCGCGGACGTGCGCAACGGCCTGCTCCAGCTGCCGGGCATCAACGATGTGGAGCTCCTCGGCGATCGTCCCTACGAGATCAGCATCGAGGTGGCGCAGGCGACCCTCGAGCGCTACCAGCTGACGATGGACGAGATCGCCCTGGCCGTGCGCGCCAACGCTCGCGACATCCCCGGCGGCACCATCGAGACGGACCGCGGCGACATCCTCCTGCGCACCCAGGGCCAGGTGTACACGGGCAGCGAGTTCGCCCAGATCGCCGTGCGCACCTTCGAGGACGGCTCGCGCCTGCTGCTGTCGGACATCGCCACCATCGACGATGGTTTCGTGGAGGGCGACGGTTTTGGCCTGTTCAACCGCGAGCCGGTGGCGACCATGCGCGTGCTCGCCGGCGGCCAGCAGAACGAGCTGCGCACGGCCCAGGTGGTGAAGGGCTACGTGGCGGAGTTCACCAAGACCCTGCCCGAGAGCGTGCGCGTGACCACCTGGGTGGACCGCGCCAACTACCTCCAGCAGCGCCTGGACATGATGCTGAAGAACATGTGGCAGGGCGCCGCCCTGGTGTTCATCGTGCTGAGCTTGTTCCTGCGCTTGAAGTTCGCCATGTGGGTGATCATCGGCATCCCGGTCACCTTCCTGGGCGCACTCGCGTTCATGCCCTACAACCCCTGGCCAGTGACGATCAACGTCATTAGTCTTTTCGCGTTCATCCTCGTGCTGGGCATCGTGGTGGACGATGCGATCATTATCGGCGAGAGCATCTACACCAAGACGCGCGCGGACGGGCACACGGTGAACAATGTGGTGGCCGGCGCCAACCGCGTGGCCGTCGCCGCCACCTTCGGCGTGTTGACGACGATCGCGGCCTTCGCGCCGATGCTCTTCGTGGGTGGTGTCGCCGGCTCCTTCCTCGAAGCCGTGTCCGTGGTGGTCACGCTCTGCCTGCTGTTCTCCCTGGTGGAGTCGAAGTTGATCCTGCCCGCGCACTTGGCGCACTCGAAGATCGAGCCTATCGACGAGGAGGCGATCTTCTCGCCCTACCTGCAGTCTAAGAACCCCTTGAAGTGGCTGGCCAAGGCCTTCGCCCGCGCCCAGCGCCACACGCAGCATTGCCTCCGCTGGGTCATCGACAAGCTCTACGACCCCCTGCTGCGGCGGGCGATCAAGGCGCGCGGCGTCACCTTCGCCATCTTCGTCGCCATGATCATCCTCGCCGGCGGCCTCTTCGCCGGCGGCTTCCTGCGCTTCGTCATCTTCCCGGAGTTGCCGGGCGATTACCTGTTTGCGAGCGTGAGCATGCAGACGGGCACGCCGAGCGAGGAACGTAACAAGGCGCTGGTGCACCTACAGGAATCGATCTACGTGGTGCGCGACCGCTATCTCGACGAGAATCCGCAGGGCACCGATCCGCTGCGCCACGTAGCCACGTTCACGGAGACGCCCACGCGGGGGACGGTGATCGTGGAAATGCAGCCGGTCGAAACGCAGACCGTCGAAGGCGATGAGTTGGCCGCCAGGTGGCGAGAGCAAAGTGGCGACATCCCCGGCGTTCGCACCCTGCAATTCACCAACGGCAACACGATTGGGGGCGGCGCGCCCTTGAGCTTCAAGCTCATCGGGGACGACATCGATGCTATCGAAGCGGCCGCCGCTGAGCTGATGGAGTCCCTGCGCTCCTACGCAGGCGTCTTCGATATTCGCAATTCGGCCAGCGCGGCGGGCAACGAGATCGAACTCGCCGTGAAGCCTGGGGCCGAGGCCCTCGGCATCACCCTGAACACCCTCGGCACGCAGGTGCGCCAGGCCTTCTTCGGCGAAGAGGTGCAACGCATCCAGCGCGGCAAGGACGAGGTGAAGGTGATGCTGCGCTACCCGGAGGAGGACCGGCGCTCCGTTGACGATCTCGAGACGATGCTGGTGGCGACGCCGTCGGGTGATCGCGTGCCGTTCTCGGAGGTGGCCGAGGTGCGCTACGGCAACGCCTACGCCTCGATCACCCGCCAGGACGGCGAGCGCACGGTGACCGTCTCCGCCGACATCGACACGGTGGTCGCCGAGCCCGGCGAGGTGATCGAAGACATCAACACCAACGTTATCCCCGAGATCCTCGCCCGCCACCCGAGCGTGGAGTACGCCCTGGAGGGAGCGAGCCTCGAGACCCAGCAGTTCCTGAGCAACCTCACCTACGCGTCGATCGCCGCAATGTTCCTCATCTACGCGCTGATCGCGATCCCCCTGAAGTCCTACACGCAGCCGATGATCATCATGTCCGTGATTCCCTTCGGCTTCATCGGCGCGATCATCGGCCACCTGCTGCTCGGGATGGAGATCAGCATGTTCTCCCTCTTCGGACTCATCGCCCTGGCCGGCGTGGTGGTGAACGACAGCCTGATCATGATCGACTTCGTGAACAAGGCGCGGGCCGACGGCATTGCGCTGCAGGAGGCGGTACTGGAGTCCGGCAAGGCGCGCTTCCGGGCGATCATCCTCACGTCCCTGACCACGGCGATCGGTCTGGTGCCGATCATGCTGGAGACGAGCGCCCAGGCGCAGTTCGTGATCCCGATGGCCGTGAGCATGAGCTTTGGGATTCTCTTCGCCACGGTGATCACCTTGATCCTGGTTCCGACCTTGTACCTGCTGCAGGAGGACTTCCTGAGCGGCACGGGGAAGGCCTGGCGGTGGCTGATCGGGCGCGCGCCCGGGCATCAGTCGGCCTAG